GGCTACCGGGTGGTTTTCAACAATGGCGATGACGCCTTGCAAAGCGTGGGACACATCCATGCGCATGTGATCGGCGGCAAAACGATGGGCTGGCCTCCATTCGCGGGCCGCGAAGTGGCGCACGGCGAGGGATAATCGCGCGAGCGTTTTTTCCCGGAAATTGCATCCCGCCGCCGGAACAGGAAAACTTTTCATCGGCGCGCCCTGTTATTTGTATTTAATCTATTTAAGCTCGCCAGAAAACCCCGCGAGCGGAAACTTTTTTACAAGTTCAAGAATTAAATGAAGTTATCGGAATTGAAAACCGGAGATCGCGCCGAGGTGACGGCGGTCACGGCGGAACCCGCCGTCAGACGTCGGCTCATGGATCTTGGGCTGGTGAGAGGCACGGAGCTGGAGGTTCTCAGGTTCGCGCCGCTTGGCGATCCCATAGAGATCAGTTGCAAAGGGCTGCTTCTGACGCTGAGGCGGAACGAGGCCGAAGGAATCACCGTCAACCAGCTCGAAGCCGCGGAGAGCCGCCCGGTGGCGTGGCACGGCTTGCGCAAGCGCCATCGTTTCGGAAAACGCGCATGAGCACGCACAGAACCATCACGGTCGCCCTTGCCGGAAATCCGAACGCGGGCAAGTCCTCGCTCTTCAACGCGCTGACCGGCGCTCACCAGCGGGTGGGCAACTTTCCTGGCGTAACCATCGAAAAGCACGAGGGTTTTCTCGATTACAAGAACTACCGGATCACCGTGGTCGATCTGCCAGGCACCTATTCGCTCACGCCCTATTCGCCGGAGGAGATCGTCACCCGCCGCTTCATCATCGACGAAAAGCCCGATGTGGTGGTGAACGTGGTCGAGGGCACCAACCTCGAACGGAACCTGATGCTCACCGTGCAGCTCATGGAGATGGAGGTCGATCTGCTCGTGGCGCTCAACATGATGGACGAGGTCGAGGAGAAGGGCATTGCCATCGATCTGGATCAGCTCGAACAGCTCTTCGGCAGCCATATCGTGCCGATCTCCGCGCGGAACCGCAAGGGGCTCGACGACCTGCTCGACCATGTCATCAGCGTCAGCGAAGGATGCATCGAGATACGCAAAAACAAGATAACCTTCAGCGCCGAGGTCGAGAAAGCTATCGACAAAATCTCGGCCCTGCTCTCCCGCGAGCGGGAACTCGACGCGGCGGCAAATAACCGCTGGCTCGCCATCAAGCTCCTCGAAAACGACCGCGAGGTCTACACGCAGGTGCAGAAGTATCCGGTGTGGGTCAAGGTGGAGCTGGCGTTGCAGGAGGCGATCAAAGAGTGCGCGCGGTTGCACAGCACCGATCCCGAAGCGCTCATCACCGAAGACCGGCACGCCTTCGTTCACGGCGCGATGCAAGAGTGCGTGCGCAAGCCAAAGGCGACTCGCGCCTCGGTGAGCGACTACATCGACATGGTAGTGCTGAACCGGGTGCTTGGCCTGCCGGTCTTTTTCCTCGTCGTCTGGGCGATTTTCCAACTCACCTTCACCCTTGGTTCGCCGCTCATGGACGCGCTCGACTACGCCTTCGGGCTGCTGTCGGAGACGGTCGCGCCGCATCTGCCCGCCGGAATGGTGCGCTCGATCTTCGTTGACGGCGTGATCTCCGGCGTGGGCAGCGTGGTGGTGTTCCTCCCGAACATCGTGCTGCTCTTCATGGGGCTGTCGTTCCTCGAAGCGTCGGGCTACATGGCGCGCGCGGCTTTCGTGATCGACAAGGTGATGCACCGCTTCGGTCTGCACGGCAAGTCGTTCATTCCGATGATCACCGGCTTCGGCTGCTCGATTCCGGCCATCATGGCCACGCGCACGCTGAAGAGCCGGTCGGACAGGCTGGCCACCATCATGACGATTCCCTTCATGAGCTGCGGCGCGAAGCTGCCGGTGTACGTGCTGCTCGCCGGAGCCTTTTTCCCGCCCGCGATGGCGGCCAACGTGATGTTCGGCATCTACCTGCTCGGCATCGCCGTGGGGCTGTGGACGGCGTGGCTGCTCAAGTCCACCGTGCTGAAGAGCGACTCGGAGCCGTTTGTCATGGAGTTGCCGCCCTACCGCTGGCCAACCTTCACCTCGGTGGTGTTCCAGGCGCGGATGAAAGCCGTGATGTACCTGAAGAAGGCCGGAACACTGATTCTCGGCGCGGTGATCCTGATCTGGGTGGCGAGCAACTTCCCGCGAAGCGCAGCGCTCGAAGCGGAGCTGGCGCGTGAAACCGCGCGGATCGAAACGCTGACGGTCGCGCCGGAGCTGAAAGCGGAGCGGTTGCAGAAGCTCGAAGCACGCATCGAAGCGGGACAGCTCGAATATTCGCTGGCCGGACGGAGCGGCAAGCTGCTCGAACCGCTGATCCGCCCGCTCGGCTTCGACTGGAAGATCGGCATCGCGCTGGTTACAGGACTTGCCGCCAAGGAGGTGGTGGTCTCGACGCTCGGCACCATCTATTCAATCGGCCAGGTCGCAGACGAAACCTCTCTGTCGGAGATTCTCAGGAGCGATTCGACCTTCAGCCAGGCCACGGCGCTGAGCCTGATGGTCTTCGTGCTGCTCTACATCCCGTGCGTGGCGGCGGTGGGCGTGATGAAAAAAGAGGTTGGCGCGTGGAAACCGGTGCTCTTCTACTCCGCCTACGTGCTCACGGTAGCGTGGATTGCCTCGTTCATCACCTACCGGCTGGCGCTGATGTGGATGTGAATGATATCTCTCACCATCGGAATCGATCTGAATTGTTCGATTTCGATGGTGAGGATTGTTCTGGAGATTGTCTCAAAAGCCGGAAGCGCCTTCCCGACGGGTTGGGACAAATAAGTGATTCGATTGTCACAAAGATGCCAAGCCGACGCTCGGCGTCCCCAGGAAAAACACAGGAAGGGGCATCCTCCCTGCTTTTGTGTGAGCCTCTTCTTCCCTTTATGCCCTGGCCGCAAACAGATTGAGAAATCCGGTACAGTGAGAAAATTGGGCTGAAGCCCTTTTTTGTTTTTATCCACGAACCCCGGCTTGAAAGCCGGGGCAACATGAAACGCAAGAAGATTGAAGGTCGGGAGTCCAGAATGCAAGCGACATCTCGTTCGCTTACGCCGTGGCTTCAGCCTCCTGCTGTTCGCTCGCAGCACTGATGAGGCCCGCATCCTCGGCGCGGAGGATGATGTCTTCGATGGGGAGGTTCATCGGCGCGGGTTTGCCGTCGAGCATCATGATCGTTACCACCGGATGGGCGGCCATGTGCTCGTTCATGATCTTCTCCCAGCGGGCCTGCATCTCAGGATCGAGCGTGTTCCACGAGAGCCGTCCGCGGCACTTCGGGAATTTCGAGCAGCCGAGCCACAAGCCGCGTTTGCCGGTTCGGAGGTACATCGGCGCACCGCATTTGGCGCAGGCGAGATCGGTGGTGACGGGCGGAACCTTGATCGGCTCGATGTGCCGCAGCTTGCTGAGGTTGAGCAGCGTGTTGCACTTCGGGTAGTTCGAGCAGGCCAGGAACGGGCCGAGCCGACCGTTGCGCAGGAGCATGTGCCCCTCGCCGCACACCGGGCAGCGTACGCCGGTCTCCTTCGGCTTCGCCTTGTTGGTGGTGATCGCCTTGATGTTCTTGCACTTCGGATAGTCCGAGCAGCCGAGGAACTTGCCGCTGGTCGTCCACTTGACGATCATGTGCCCCTTGCCGCACTTTTCGCAGAGCACCGCGTCGCGGTTTTGCGGAATGAGCGGATCGCTTTTGCGGTGGCTCAAGACCGATTCGAGCGGGCGATAGAAGGCGTCGAGCACCTTTTCGTACTCGTCGTCGCCCGAGGCGACCTTGTCGAGTTCGTCCTCCATCTCCGCCGTGAAGCGGACGTTGAAGAGGTCGGGGAAGTTCGCCACGAGAATCGTCGAGACGTCGCGACCCAGTTCGGTCGGGATGATCTTTTTCTTCTGAAGCTCCACGTAGCGCCGCTCCTGAAGGGTCGAGAAGATCGACGCGTAGGTCGATGGACGACCGATGCCGTGGTTGTCGAGCTCCTTGACGAGGCTCGCTTCGGTGTAGCGGGCGGGCGGACGGGTGAAGCTCTGCTTGCGGTCGAGCGCCGACATCGCGAGCTTGTCATCGGCGGCAAGCCGTTCGGGCAGCTTGACGAGCTGCTCCGCTTCGACCTCGTCGCGGGTGGACTTCTGCGCTTCGTAATCAAGCTCCTTCTGGTCGTCGTAGACGCGGAAGAAGCCGGGGAAGAGCACCTTGTTGCCGGTGGCGCGGAAGACGAACTCTTTTTTCTGATCCTCCACGTCAACGCGCGTCTGCTCGATTTTGGCCGGAGCCATCATCGAGGCCACGAAGCGCTTCCAGATCAGCTCGTAGAGGCGGAACTGGTCGGGCGAGAGGTGGCGGCGGAGCGATTCGGGCGTGCGCGTCACCGAGGTCGGGCGGATCGCTTCGTGCGCATCCTGCGCATTCTTGCCCGCCTTGCCCGGCCCGCCGAAGCCCTTGTACTCCGGGCCGAACTGCTGCGAAATGTAGTCGTGCGCCTGCGCGACCGCCTCGGCGCTGATGCGGGTCGAGTCGGTACGCATGTAGGTGATGAGACCGGTCGCCCCCTCCGGGCCGAGTTCGATGCCTTCGTAGAGCTGCTGCGCGGTGCGCATCGTTTTCTGCGAGCCGAAGCCGAGCTGGTTGGAGGCCGCCTGCTGCAACAGCGAGGTGGTGAAGGGTAGTGGCTGCTTGCGCTGGATCACCTTCGGCGCGATCTCGCCGACCGCGAAGAGGCGTCCCTGAATGGCCGACGCAATCGCCTCGGCCTCTGCGCCGGAGCCGATCTCCGGCTTCTGGCCCTTTACCTTCACCAGCTTCGTGCGGAAGGTCTCGCCAGCGTCGGTGGTGAAGTCGGCGTAGATCGTCCAGTACTCCTGCGCCGTGAAGGCCTCGATCTCGATCTCCCGCTCGCAGATCAACCGGAGCGCAACGGATTGTACGCGCCCCGCCGAGAGGCCACGATAGACAACGTTCCACAGGAACGGGCTGATCTTGTAGCCCACGATCTTGTCGAGTCCCTGCCGTGTCTGCTGAGAGCGCACCAGCCGGTAGTCGATCTGCTTGGGGTGGCCGATGGCCTCGATGATGGCGTTTTTGGTGATTTCGTTGAAGAGCACGCGGAAGACCGGCTTCTTCGCGAAGTCGATCTCGTTTGAGATGTGCCAGGCGATGGCCTCGCCTTCGCGATCAGGGTCAGTGGCGATCAGCACCCTGTCGGCCTCCCCGGCCAGCTTCTTGAGCTGCCGCACCACCTTCTCCTTGCCCGCGATCACCTCGTAGCGCGGTTCGTAGTGGTTGTCGAAGTCGATGCCGATCTCTTTTTTGGGCAAGTCCTTGATATGCCCTACCGAAGCATAGACCGTGTAATCGTCACCAAGGTACTTGTTGATGGTTTTTGCCTTGGAGGGTGACTCGACGACGATGAGAGTCCTGTTCCTGGCCGAAGGGGTTGCGCTTTTTGAAGCCATTGCGGTTGATCCCGGTTGCGTTGGGATTGCGGGCAGCCAGCATCCAAAAAGAAAAAAGAGTTGCCCGTGTAAAAGAATGACCGAAAAGATAGGGGTTGCCCGCCAAAAAACAAACTTTGCCCGATTCGGGCTTTCGCGGCTGAAGATCACCGATTTACTGAAACTGGATAACGCCAGCGCTGGACGCTGAACTATTAATTGCTTATTATTATCCCAAACGAAAAGTAACGGCGGGCGCCACTCATTTCCGGCAGAAACCGGTCATGCCGGTCATGCCGTCGTTCAAGGCCGACCCAATGCATAGCGACGACTTCAATTGCGAATCATGAAAGACGCTTTATCCAGACAGTATTTCCGGCCTCTGGGCCTCCTGATGTTCCTCATGCTGTTCGCCTCAGGCGCTCTGGCTGAAACTTCCGGAAAGAATGATGTTTTTCTGCGGGTCACCAACGGCCCCGAACAGGGGTATCTGATCAAGGTACAGGGCATGCAGACCGCGCAAGGATTTCTTGCGGATCTCGGTTCCTTCGCCCGCGCCCTGCGCCTCGGCAGCGTGTTCGATGGCAAGCGGATGCAGATCGACGAAGCGTTCGGCTCCACGGTAACAAGCTGCATCCTCGACGTGGGAGCCAATTTCGCGGTGATCGGTTCCGCCTCCGGCGACAGCCCGAAGCGAGTGCTGCAACTCGGCGCGCCTCCATCGGCATCGCAGAACCGGGTCTATATGCCGGTCGAGCAGGCGTGCCGGATGTTTACGCTCTGGCTGGGCCGGAGAGTGCACTTTGACGCCGCCGAGAGCCGGATCGACGCCGCTCTCGGCAGCCGCTGGCCAAATGCATCGCTGCAATCGGTCGGGCGGCTCGGCCGGAGTGACTTATGGCAGACAGAGCCGCCGGAATCGTCCGGGCCACCGGCGGACGACAACGCCTCCACGCCACCGGTCAATGGTAAAACCATGATCGAAGATATCGAGGTCGAAACCCGCGCAAACGGCATTGTCATCCGGTTTTCGGCGACCGGCGGCATGCGGCAGGCATCCTTTCTCAGACCCGATGGCAGCGGCATCCTCTATCTGACCATTGAAAATGCCGCCGGAAACCCTGACCTTCTCGCGAAAACCTATCAGGAAGGGGTCGTCAGGTCGATCGCTCCGGCGCTTCTCGACAGCGGGGCGATACAGTTCACCATAGCGCTCAACACCCCTGCCTACACGATCAAGTCATCGTCATTCAGATATGATGCCGCGAAGAACGATTATGTCATCTCGATCATGAACGATGTCGATGTCGAGGCGATCCACCTGTCGGAAAAGGAGCGTCGCATACAGGAGGGGCTGAGCCGCGACGCGGACAAGTGGAAGCTCGACGCGGTGGTGATCGATGCCGGTCATGGCGGAAAAGATCCGGGAGCGATTGGCGCACGGGGAACTCGCGAAAAGGACGTGGTGTTGAACATTGCCAGAGACCTCGGCATGTTCATCCGGCAGCAGTGGCCAGATGTTAAAGTGATCTACACCCGCAAGGAGGATCGCTTCATTCCCCTGAAAGAGCGCGGACAGATCGCCAACCGCTACAAAGGCAAGATGTTCGTCAGCATCCACTGCAACTCCACCGCTGGCAACAGCAAGGTGCGCGGGCCGGAGGTGTACATTCTCGGCCCTCACAAAACGGATGCCGCGCTCCGGGTGGCCATGCTCGAAAACGCGGTCATCACCGGAGAGGAGAACTCCGCGGAAAACTACAAAGGCTTTTCGGATGAATATCTCATCATGAGCAGCATGGCGCAGAGCGCCTTTGCGACGCAATCGACCGAGCTGGCCCAGGATGTGCTCCGTCGGCTGAGCCGGAATGGCAGCAACAACGGACTCGGCGTGCGGCAGGCAGGCTTCATGGTACTCTGGACGCCCTCGATGCCGAGCATTCTGGTAGAGGCGGGCTATCTCTCCAATCCCACCGAGGAGCTGATCCTGCGCGACCGCAAGGAGCAGACGGGCATCGCCTACTCCATTTTTCAGGGACTGCAACAGTATCGCGCCAGCTACGAAAGCCGGGTAACCGCGTCGATGCGCGCTGCCAATTGACGGATTGCCACCACGCACTCCCGCTATTCTGACAATGATGCGGCGACTGATTTTTCAGTTGCACAGTTGTCAACCTCCGGCTAAATTCCGGTTTACAATTCAACTCCAGCCGATTGTCATTTCTCTTGCAGATCGAGACCGTTTCGACATGAGCGACTCCTGTCATTACCATTTTTTGCCGCTGGCGGTGGCACCGGACGGGGCGGCGGCGACATGAATCCCGTGACGGCGACCATTCTCCAGCGCCTTGCCGGTAACGGCGGCTTCGTCTCCGGCGGCGATCTCTGTGGCGAACTGCGGATCAGCCGGAGCGCTGTCTGGAAGCACATCGCCGCCCTGCGCAAGGCCGGATACGCCATCGTGGCGGTGAGCGGCAAGGGGTACCGGCTCGAACGGCTCACCGGTGATCCGGTGCAGGAGGAGGTCGCGCCGCTGCTCGACACGGCGTCGTTCGGACGAAACTTCATCTCTCTGGCGAGCACCGATTCGACCAACCTCCGTGCGCGGGCGCTTGCCCGTGACGGCGCGGCGGAGGGCACGGTCGTCGTGGCCGACAGCCAGACCGGGGGGCGTGGGCGGATGCGCCGCGCCTGGGTTTCGCCTGCCGGAGTGAATCTCTACTGCTCGATTGTTTTGCGCCCGCCTGTGCCCTCCGTGCGCGTGCCGGAGATTCCGCTCGTGGCGGCGGCGGCTATTCACGAAGCTGTCGCCGCCGAGTGTCCCGATCTTGCCGCTTTCATCAAGTGGCCGAACGACATCATTGTTGCCGGGCGCAAGCTCTGCGGCATCCTGTGCGAAATGGAGTCCGAACCCGATTGCACCCACTTCGTCGTGGTGGGTTTCGGCCTGAACGTCAATCTCGACCCCGCGCCGGAGGAGTTGCGTGAGATCGCCACCTCCATCGCCATCGCGACCGGGCGCTCGGCCTCTCGCGCCCGGTTGCTCGCCGCCGTGCTCAACCGCTTCGAGCGGCTCTATCTCGATTGGCGCGAGCGGGACGATCTTTCGTTCATTCTCCCCTACCTCGAAGCGCACGCCTGGCTGAAGGGGCGCGAGCTAAAGATCGAGCAGTTCAGCAAGGTGCTGACCGGCCTGGAAGCCGGACTCTCGCCGCAGGGCCACCTCCTTTTGCGCACCGCCGATGGATCGATTCTTCCCGTTTCATCGGGAGAGGCGCATCTTTTACCCGTCAACCATGAA
This genomic window from Chlorobaculum limnaeum contains:
- a CDS encoding FeoA family protein — encoded protein: MKLSELKTGDRAEVTAVTAEPAVRRRLMDLGLVRGTELEVLRFAPLGDPIEISCKGLLLTLRRNEAEGITVNQLEAAESRPVAWHGLRKRHRFGKRA
- the feoB gene encoding ferrous iron transport protein B, translating into MSTHRTITVALAGNPNAGKSSLFNALTGAHQRVGNFPGVTIEKHEGFLDYKNYRITVVDLPGTYSLTPYSPEEIVTRRFIIDEKPDVVVNVVEGTNLERNLMLTVQLMEMEVDLLVALNMMDEVEEKGIAIDLDQLEQLFGSHIVPISARNRKGLDDLLDHVISVSEGCIEIRKNKITFSAEVEKAIDKISALLSRERELDAAANNRWLAIKLLENDREVYTQVQKYPVWVKVELALQEAIKECARLHSTDPEALITEDRHAFVHGAMQECVRKPKATRASVSDYIDMVVLNRVLGLPVFFLVVWAIFQLTFTLGSPLMDALDYAFGLLSETVAPHLPAGMVRSIFVDGVISGVGSVVVFLPNIVLLFMGLSFLEASGYMARAAFVIDKVMHRFGLHGKSFIPMITGFGCSIPAIMATRTLKSRSDRLATIMTIPFMSCGAKLPVYVLLAGAFFPPAMAANVMFGIYLLGIAVGLWTAWLLKSTVLKSDSEPFVMELPPYRWPTFTSVVFQARMKAVMYLKKAGTLILGAVILIWVASNFPRSAALEAELARETARIETLTVAPELKAERLQKLEARIEAGQLEYSLAGRSGKLLEPLIRPLGFDWKIGIALVTGLAAKEVVVSTLGTIYSIGQVADETSLSEILRSDSTFSQATALSLMVFVLLYIPCVAAVGVMKKEVGAWKPVLFYSAYVLTVAWIASFITYRLALMWM
- the topA gene encoding type I DNA topoisomerase encodes the protein MASKSATPSARNRTLIVVESPSKAKTINKYLGDDYTVYASVGHIKDLPKKEIGIDFDNHYEPRYEVIAGKEKVVRQLKKLAGEADRVLIATDPDREGEAIAWHISNEIDFAKKPVFRVLFNEITKNAIIEAIGHPKQIDYRLVRSQQTRQGLDKIVGYKISPFLWNVVYRGLSAGRVQSVALRLICEREIEIEAFTAQEYWTIYADFTTDAGETFRTKLVKVKGQKPEIGSGAEAEAIASAIQGRLFAVGEIAPKVIQRKQPLPFTTSLLQQAASNQLGFGSQKTMRTAQQLYEGIELGPEGATGLITYMRTDSTRISAEAVAQAHDYISQQFGPEYKGFGGPGKAGKNAQDAHEAIRPTSVTRTPESLRRHLSPDQFRLYELIWKRFVASMMAPAKIEQTRVDVEDQKKEFVFRATGNKVLFPGFFRVYDDQKELDYEAQKSTRDEVEAEQLVKLPERLAADDKLAMSALDRKQSFTRPPARYTEASLVKELDNHGIGRPSTYASIFSTLQERRYVELQKKKIIPTELGRDVSTILVANFPDLFNVRFTAEMEDELDKVASGDDEYEKVLDAFYRPLESVLSHRKSDPLIPQNRDAVLCEKCGKGHMIVKWTTSGKFLGCSDYPKCKNIKAITTNKAKPKETGVRCPVCGEGHMLLRNGRLGPFLACSNYPKCNTLLNLSKLRHIEPIKVPPVTTDLACAKCGAPMYLRTGKRGLWLGCSKFPKCRGRLSWNTLDPEMQARWEKIMNEHMAAHPVVTIMMLDGKPAPMNLPIEDIILRAEDAGLISAASEQQEAEATA
- a CDS encoding N-acetylmuramoyl-L-alanine amidase family protein, which encodes MKDALSRQYFRPLGLLMFLMLFASGALAETSGKNDVFLRVTNGPEQGYLIKVQGMQTAQGFLADLGSFARALRLGSVFDGKRMQIDEAFGSTVTSCILDVGANFAVIGSASGDSPKRVLQLGAPPSASQNRVYMPVEQACRMFTLWLGRRVHFDAAESRIDAALGSRWPNASLQSVGRLGRSDLWQTEPPESSGPPADDNASTPPVNGKTMIEDIEVETRANGIVIRFSATGGMRQASFLRPDGSGILYLTIENAAGNPDLLAKTYQEGVVRSIAPALLDSGAIQFTIALNTPAYTIKSSSFRYDAAKNDYVISIMNDVDVEAIHLSEKERRIQEGLSRDADKWKLDAVVIDAGHGGKDPGAIGARGTREKDVVLNIARDLGMFIRQQWPDVKVIYTRKEDRFIPLKERGQIANRYKGKMFVSIHCNSTAGNSKVRGPEVYILGPHKTDAALRVAMLENAVITGEENSAENYKGFSDEYLIMSSMAQSAFATQSTELAQDVLRRLSRNGSNNGLGVRQAGFMVLWTPSMPSILVEAGYLSNPTEELILRDRKEQTGIAYSIFQGLQQYRASYESRVTASMRAAN
- a CDS encoding biotin--[acetyl-CoA-carboxylase] ligase; translated protein: MNPVTATILQRLAGNGGFVSGGDLCGELRISRSAVWKHIAALRKAGYAIVAVSGKGYRLERLTGDPVQEEVAPLLDTASFGRNFISLASTDSTNLRARALARDGAAEGTVVVADSQTGGRGRMRRAWVSPAGVNLYCSIVLRPPVPSVRVPEIPLVAAAAIHEAVAAECPDLAAFIKWPNDIIVAGRKLCGILCEMESEPDCTHFVVVGFGLNVNLDPAPEELREIATSIAIATGRSASRARLLAAVLNRFERLYLDWRERDDLSFILPYLEAHAWLKGRELKIEQFSKVLTGLEAGLSPQGHLLLRTADGSILPVSSGEAHLLPVNHETRPA